The following coding sequences lie in one Flavobacterium sediminis genomic window:
- a CDS encoding glucoamylase family protein: MKKLKLALLSVILAVSCSSESGGGNDGSGTPLPTNPSASLSDDELMTQVQRESFRYFWDLAHPDCKLARERYLIDDPTYDQNIVTTGGSGFGLMTILVGIERGFVQRAEAVTRLTTALNFLENADRFHGAWPHWMNGTTGDVIPFGTMDNGGDLVETAFLCEGLICVREYFKNGSAAEQALSQKANALWEGVEWDWYTKGENALYWHWSPDYEWQMNFKLEGYNECLAAYIMGAASPTHPIPNEAYHQAWARNGAIVTSGTKYGIPLIFNHNGATNNVGPLFWAHYSYLGLDPRGLSDQYANYWDLNKNHTEIIYQHCVTNPNNWNGYSDKCWGLTASYTRNSDGSTGYTAHQPNNDTGVITPTAALSSFPYTPTESMRFLRYLYEEKKATLVGYAGPYDAFSPPYNWVTRRYLAIDQGTIAPMIENHRTGLLWDLFMQATEVQTGLQNLGFSSTQHGF; the protein is encoded by the coding sequence ATGAAAAAACTAAAATTAGCTTTATTGAGTGTAATTCTTGCCGTGTCTTGTAGTTCAGAATCGGGAGGAGGAAATGACGGTTCAGGGACACCACTGCCTACAAACCCTTCTGCGTCTTTATCTGATGACGAATTAATGACACAAGTACAAAGAGAATCTTTTCGTTATTTCTGGGATTTAGCACACCCTGATTGTAAATTAGCAAGAGAACGTTACCTGATAGATGATCCGACATACGATCAGAATATTGTTACCACAGGAGGTTCAGGATTTGGTTTAATGACTATTTTAGTTGGTATTGAAAGAGGTTTTGTTCAAAGAGCAGAAGCTGTTACAAGATTAACTACAGCACTGAATTTCTTAGAAAATGCCGATCGTTTCCACGGCGCCTGGCCACATTGGATGAACGGTACTACAGGTGATGTTATCCCTTTCGGGACAATGGACAACGGAGGAGACTTAGTAGAAACAGCTTTTTTATGTGAAGGATTGATCTGCGTTAGAGAGTATTTTAAAAATGGAAGTGCTGCAGAACAGGCTTTATCTCAAAAAGCAAATGCTTTATGGGAAGGAGTAGAGTGGGATTGGTATACTAAAGGAGAGAATGCTCTATACTGGCATTGGTCTCCCGATTATGAGTGGCAAATGAACTTTAAACTGGAAGGCTATAACGAATGTCTGGCAGCTTACATTATGGGGGCAGCTTCGCCGACTCATCCTATTCCTAACGAAGCCTATCATCAGGCTTGGGCCAGAAACGGGGCTATTGTAACTTCAGGGACTAAATATGGAATCCCTTTGATTTTCAATCACAACGGAGCGACTAATAATGTAGGACCGCTTTTCTGGGCTCATTATTCTTATTTAGGATTAGACCCCAGAGGACTTTCAGATCAGTATGCAAACTATTGGGATCTGAATAAAAACCATACGGAAATTATATATCAACATTGTGTGACGAACCCTAATAATTGGAATGGGTATAGTGATAAATGTTGGGGACTTACGGCAAGTTATACCCGAAATTCAGACGGTTCAACAGGCTATACCGCTCATCAACCTAATAATGACACAGGTGTCATTACCCCTACGGCAGCTTTATCTTCATTTCCGTATACTCCGACAGAATCCATGCGTTTTTTACGCTATTTATATGAAGAAAAGAAAGCTACACTGGTAGGCTATGCCGGACCTTATGATGCTTTTTCGCCACCATATAACTGGGTAACAAGAAGATATTTAGCTATTGATCAGGGAACTATTGCTCCGATGATCGAAAATCATAGAACCGGATTGCTATGGGATTTATTCATGCAGGCAACCGAAGTTCAAACCGGATTACAAAACTTAGGATTTTCATCAACTCAACACGGATTTTAA
- a CDS encoding carboxylesterase family protein yields MKNIIVLAVFLWFNITLAQEVTGNFETTVSTSYSYQYTLHKPKGKDKKPLIIFLHGSGEKGHDIELVKVHGPFKYLKTHELDAYVLAPQCPKEAYWEPESLYRLIQNIIKENKNIDESRIYLTGLSMGAWGAWNLAFAHPESFAALVPIAGFVDRVPMIENCKISKIPTRIFHGLVDDVVDVRYSIEIYKKLKNCNEDIELTIFDDANHDSWTRVYDDPEIYNWMLAQQKN; encoded by the coding sequence ATGAAAAATATAATTGTTCTTGCAGTATTCTTATGGTTTAATATCACTTTGGCTCAAGAGGTAACCGGAAATTTTGAGACCACTGTTTCAACGAGTTATTCGTATCAATATACTTTGCATAAACCTAAAGGTAAGGATAAAAAACCGCTTATCATTTTTTTACACGGATCAGGTGAAAAAGGACACGATATTGAATTGGTAAAGGTTCACGGACCTTTTAAATATTTAAAGACACATGAATTGGACGCTTACGTTTTAGCCCCTCAGTGTCCGAAAGAAGCATATTGGGAACCGGAATCACTATATCGCTTGATTCAAAATATAATCAAAGAAAATAAAAATATAGACGAATCACGAATTTACTTGACAGGTCTAAGTATGGGAGCCTGGGGAGCCTGGAATCTAGCTTTTGCTCACCCTGAAAGCTTTGCTGCTTTAGTGCCCATTGCAGGTTTTGTAGATCGTGTACCAATGATCGAAAATTGTAAAATAAGCAAAATCCCAACACGAATTTTTCATGGATTGGTTGATGATGTTGTAGATGTTCGATATTCCATTGAGATCTATAAAAAATTAAAGAATTGCAATGAAGATATCGAACTAACCATTTTTGATGACGCAAATCATGATAGTTGGACAAGAGTCTATGATGACCCCGAAATTTACAATTGGATGCTTGCTCAACAAAAGAATTAA
- the bglX gene encoding beta-glucosidase BglX: MKLKIISILLATITISGSALAQKKNKQRTVPPKDILVNELIAKMTLEEKIGQLNLPSAGEFTTGQATNSDIGEKIEKGLVGGLFNIKSVARIRDVQKVAIEKSRLKIPLIFGMDVIHGYETTFPIPLGLSCSWDMDNIKRSAQIAAKEASADGINWTFSPMVDISRDPRWGRVSEGSGEDAYLGSQISKAMVQGYQGASLMDNNTIMACVKHFALYGAPEAGRDYNTVDMSRIRMYNEYFPPYKAAVEAGVGSVMASFNEIDGIPATGNKWLMTDVLRNQWKFNGFVVTDYTGINEMIAHGMGDLQAVSALAMNAGIDMDMVGEGFLTTLKKSIEEGKVPIDQLDAAVKRILEAKYDLGLFHDPYKYCDVKRAKTEIFTKENRQIAQNIAAESFVLLKNSNSVLPLQTNQKVALVGPLAIAQKHMPGTWSVATNFDTPITLKTALEAKLGKANVNYAMGCNFDYDDAFVEKAGFFGKPLPSDNRAKEVLWAEALEAAKRSDVIVFAIGEGAELSGESSSRTNLLIPQAQKDLLKELKKANKPIVLVLFNGRPLAITEENELADAILDVWFPGTEAGPAITDVLYGTVNPSGKLSMTFPRNVGQVPIFYSHKNTGRPLSLEKTQKGEFEKFRSNYLDVPNTPLFPFGYGLSYTTFEYSNLKLSSNTLSKGEKITVSVEVKNTGNYDGKEVVQLYIRDLVGSVTRPVKELKAFRKVTLKKGETQTLQFDLTEEDLKFYNSNLDFVAEPGTFEVFVGTNSDTQMKLKFELVK; the protein is encoded by the coding sequence ATGAAATTAAAGATAATAAGTATACTATTAGCAACAATAACGATCTCCGGTTCTGCTTTGGCTCAAAAGAAGAACAAACAGAGAACTGTTCCGCCTAAAGATATTTTGGTCAATGAATTGATCGCTAAAATGACTTTAGAAGAAAAAATCGGACAGTTAAATCTGCCAAGTGCCGGAGAATTTACTACCGGACAGGCTACAAACTCTGATATAGGAGAGAAAATCGAAAAAGGACTAGTAGGAGGTTTATTCAATATAAAATCTGTAGCACGCATCAGAGACGTACAAAAAGTTGCTATTGAAAAAAGCCGACTGAAAATTCCTTTGATCTTTGGTATGGATGTTATTCACGGCTACGAAACTACGTTTCCTATACCTTTAGGTTTATCATGCAGTTGGGATATGGATAATATCAAAAGATCAGCGCAGATTGCAGCTAAAGAAGCCAGTGCCGATGGAATTAACTGGACCTTTTCTCCCATGGTCGATATTTCTCGTGATCCGCGTTGGGGAAGAGTTTCAGAAGGTTCAGGCGAAGATGCTTATTTAGGAAGTCAAATTTCTAAAGCCATGGTGCAAGGATATCAGGGAGCAAGCTTAATGGATAACAATACAATTATGGCTTGTGTGAAACATTTTGCATTGTATGGTGCTCCGGAAGCCGGTAGAGATTACAATACGGTTGATATGAGCCGTATTCGTATGTATAATGAATATTTCCCGCCATACAAAGCAGCTGTTGAAGCCGGAGTAGGTTCGGTTATGGCATCATTTAATGAAATCGACGGAATTCCGGCTACGGGAAACAAATGGCTAATGACAGATGTATTGCGTAACCAATGGAAATTCAATGGTTTTGTAGTAACTGATTATACCGGGATCAATGAAATGATAGCACACGGAATGGGCGATTTACAAGCCGTTTCTGCTTTAGCAATGAATGCCGGAATCGATATGGATATGGTTGGAGAAGGCTTTCTGACAACCTTGAAGAAATCAATTGAAGAAGGAAAAGTACCCATAGATCAGTTAGATGCTGCCGTAAAACGAATTTTAGAAGCAAAATACGATTTAGGCTTGTTTCACGATCCATATAAATATTGTGATGTAAAACGTGCTAAAACAGAAATTTTTACGAAAGAAAATCGTCAGATTGCTCAAAATATCGCGGCTGAATCTTTTGTTTTGTTGAAAAACTCAAATTCAGTTTTACCATTACAAACCAATCAAAAAGTGGCTTTAGTTGGTCCTTTGGCAATTGCGCAAAAACACATGCCGGGAACTTGGAGTGTGGCGACCAATTTTGATACACCAATTACTTTAAAAACTGCTTTAGAAGCTAAATTAGGCAAAGCAAATGTTAATTATGCAATGGGCTGTAATTTTGATTATGATGATGCGTTTGTTGAAAAAGCAGGTTTCTTCGGAAAACCATTACCAAGCGATAACAGAGCAAAAGAAGTGCTTTGGGCAGAAGCTTTAGAAGCAGCAAAAAGATCAGATGTAATTGTATTTGCTATCGGAGAAGGAGCCGAACTAAGCGGAGAATCGAGTAGTAGAACAAACCTTTTGATTCCCCAGGCTCAGAAAGACTTATTGAAAGAATTGAAAAAAGCGAACAAGCCGATTGTTTTGGTATTGTTTAATGGTCGTCCTTTAGCAATTACTGAGGAAAATGAATTAGCAGATGCTATTTTAGACGTTTGGTTCCCGGGAACTGAAGCAGGTCCTGCCATTACTGATGTACTGTATGGAACGGTAAATCCTTCAGGAAAATTATCAATGACTTTCCCTAGAAATGTTGGACAAGTGCCAATTTTCTATAGCCATAAGAATACGGGTAGACCTTTAAGTTTGGAAAAAACACAAAAAGGCGAATTCGAAAAATTCCGTTCTAATTATTTAGACGTTCCAAACACACCATTATTCCCGTTTGGTTATGGATTGAGTTATACGACCTTTGAGTACTCAAACTTAAAGTTGTCATCAAATACGTTGTCGAAAGGCGAGAAAATTACCGTTTCGGTAGAGGTTAAGAACACAGGAAATTATGACGGAAAAGAAGTCGTTCAATTATATATCAGAGATTTAGTAGGTTCAGTAACAAGACCGGTTAAAGAATTAAAAGCATTCCGAAAAGTTACTCTTAAAAAAGGAGAAACACAAACACTACAGTTTGACTTAACTGAAGAAGATTTGAAGTTCTACAATTCTAATTTAGATTTTGTAGCGGAACCCGGAACGTTCGAAGTTTTTGTAGGAACCAATTCTGATACCCAGATGAAATTAAAATTTGAGTTAGTAAAGTAA
- a CDS encoding discoidin domain-containing protein translates to MKKIIVAILTMISVFQGFAQQKTFCNPVNIDYGYTPIPNFTKQGKHRATADPVIVNFQNKYFLFATNQWGYWWSDDMLHWNYIQRKFLKSENEYPSLNDGVKADHKLDEKNKVYDELCAPAVFVMKGYMYVIGSTHGPDFALWRSKDPLANEWEKAVDNFKVGAWDPGFLYDEEKDKLFLYWGSSNEFPLFGTEINTTTLQSEGFVKPILTLKPEDHGWERFGEYNDNTFLQPFMEGAWMTKYKNKYYLQYAAPATEFSGYADGVYVSSNPLEGFAYQQHNPLSYKPGGFARGAGHGATYQDNFGNWWHVSTIILGQKNNFERRIGIWPAGFDKDDVMYCNTAYGDYPTFIPEYAKDKDFTQGLFAGWMLLNYNKPVQVSSTLGGYAPNFAVDEDMRTYWSAQTGEKGEWFQTDLGEISTINAIQINYADQDVEFMGKSSGVAHQYKIWASDDGKKWKLAVDKSKNRTDVPHDYIELVKPVKARYLKLENIKMPTGKFALSGFRVFGKGNGKKPEKVENFMVLRADKNKFGERRSSWIRWKQNNQAEGYVIYFGKSPDKLYGSIMVYGKSDYFFTGMDRTDTYYFQIEAFNANGISERTPVIKVD, encoded by the coding sequence ATGAAAAAAATAATTGTAGCAATACTAACCATGATCTCTGTTTTTCAGGGATTTGCTCAGCAAAAGACATTTTGTAATCCGGTCAATATCGATTATGGTTATACACCTATTCCTAATTTTACGAAACAAGGAAAGCATCGCGCAACAGCAGATCCGGTTATTGTTAATTTTCAGAATAAATACTTTTTGTTTGCAACCAATCAATGGGGCTATTGGTGGAGTGATGATATGCTACATTGGAATTATATCCAACGGAAATTCTTAAAATCGGAAAACGAATACCCTTCATTGAATGATGGTGTAAAAGCCGACCATAAGCTTGATGAAAAGAACAAGGTATATGACGAGCTATGTGCTCCGGCTGTCTTTGTTATGAAAGGATATATGTACGTAATTGGTTCCACACACGGACCTGATTTTGCTCTATGGAGAAGTAAGGATCCTTTAGCAAACGAATGGGAAAAAGCAGTTGACAACTTTAAAGTAGGAGCCTGGGATCCGGGTTTTTTATACGATGAAGAAAAAGATAAGTTATTCCTATATTGGGGATCCAGTAATGAATTTCCTCTTTTCGGAACAGAAATAAATACGACAACTTTACAGTCAGAAGGTTTTGTAAAACCAATATTGACTTTAAAACCCGAAGATCATGGTTGGGAACGTTTCGGGGAATACAATGATAATACGTTTTTGCAACCTTTTATGGAAGGCGCCTGGATGACCAAATATAAAAATAAATATTACTTGCAATATGCTGCGCCGGCAACGGAATTCAGCGGATATGCAGATGGTGTTTATGTTAGTTCAAATCCATTGGAGGGCTTTGCTTACCAGCAACACAATCCCTTGTCCTATAAACCGGGCGGATTTGCTCGCGGAGCCGGTCACGGAGCCACATATCAGGACAATTTCGGAAACTGGTGGCACGTTTCAACCATTATTCTGGGACAAAAAAATAATTTTGAAAGACGGATCGGGATCTGGCCTGCCGGTTTTGATAAGGATGACGTGATGTATTGTAATACGGCTTACGGAGATTATCCTACATTTATTCCGGAATATGCTAAAGATAAAGATTTTACACAAGGATTATTTGCCGGGTGGATGTTGCTGAACTACAATAAACCGGTTCAGGTTTCTTCTACTTTGGGAGGATATGCTCCGAATTTTGCAGTAGATGAAGATATGAGAACCTATTGGAGTGCACAAACAGGAGAAAAAGGGGAATGGTTTCAAACGGATTTAGGTGAAATATCGACAATAAATGCTATACAGATCAATTATGCTGATCAGGATGTAGAATTTATGGGAAAAAGCTCCGGAGTTGCACACCAATACAAAATTTGGGCATCTGATGACGGTAAAAAATGGAAACTGGCAGTAGATAAAAGCAAAAACAGAACAGATGTCCCTCATGATTATATCGAATTAGTAAAGCCTGTAAAAGCGCGTTACCTGAAATTGGAGAACATCAAAATGCCAACCGGGAAATTTGCTTTGAGTGGTTTCCGTGTTTTTGGAAAAGGAAACGGGAAAAAACCTGAAAAAGTCGAAAATTTTATGGTTTTACGAGCAGATAAGAATAAATTTGGCGAAAGAAGAAGTTCGTGGATCCGTTGGAAACAAAATAATCAGGCTGAAGGCTATGTGATCTATTTTGGTAAATCGCCTGATAAATTATACGGAAGTATTATGGTTTACGGTAAAAGTGATTATTTCTTTACAGGGATGGATCGAACCGACACCTATTATTTCCAAATAGAGGCCTTTAATGCTAACGGAATTAGCGAAAGAACTCCAGTTATAAAAGTAGACTGA
- a CDS encoding endonuclease/exonuclease/phosphatase family protein, with translation MKKVLFLFFCVSTLAFAQNDLNVMSYNVRLASVDDGDNSWEIRKERVARLIEYYEPDFLGMQEVQKVQLDFLLENLPQYRFIGLPREEGIHAEYSCIFYNAEKYKVLEEKTFWLSEIPDEMSKGWDAACHRIVTYGLFQDKKSKQKFWIVNTHLDHVGLKAREESAKILVQLAKELKAKKDIPFILTGDFNAEPNDTVITTLKEDLKEASSVSKTKPYGNSIHTWNAFQFYKIPDKQIDYIFFDKKTSIYVRKFNTINDFYDFKYPSDHLPILATFYLNYKKINNKPINTFYTI, from the coding sequence ATGAAAAAGGTATTGTTTTTATTTTTTTGCGTTTCAACCTTAGCATTTGCTCAGAACGATTTGAATGTTATGTCGTATAATGTGCGTTTAGCTTCAGTAGATGACGGCGATAATAGTTGGGAGATACGAAAAGAAAGAGTTGCCCGTTTAATTGAATATTATGAACCTGATTTTTTAGGAATGCAGGAAGTTCAGAAAGTACAATTGGATTTTTTGTTGGAAAACCTTCCGCAGTACCGATTTATTGGTTTACCAAGAGAAGAAGGAATTCATGCGGAATACTCCTGTATTTTTTACAATGCTGAAAAATACAAAGTATTAGAAGAAAAAACTTTTTGGCTTTCCGAAATTCCGGACGAAATGTCTAAAGGTTGGGATGCTGCTTGTCATCGAATTGTGACGTACGGATTATTTCAGGATAAAAAGAGCAAACAGAAATTCTGGATCGTCAATACCCATCTGGATCATGTCGGTTTAAAAGCCAGAGAAGAATCGGCTAAAATACTGGTTCAATTGGCTAAAGAACTGAAGGCTAAAAAAGATATTCCGTTCATTCTTACAGGTGATTTCAATGCCGAACCTAACGATACGGTTATTACAACTTTAAAAGAAGATCTAAAAGAAGCAAGTTCGGTTTCAAAAACAAAACCGTATGGTAACTCTATCCATACCTGGAATGCTTTTCAGTTTTATAAAATACCTGATAAACAGATAGATTACATTTTCTTTGATAAAAAAACTTCAATTTACGTTCGAAAATTCAATACAATTAACGATTTTTATGACTTCAAATATCCGTCCGATCATTTACCGATTTTGGCAACGTTTTATTTGAACTACAAAAAAATAAATAACAAACCAATAAATACGTTTTATACTATATGA